From Theileria orientalis strain Shintoku DNA, chromosome 4, complete genome, the proteins below share one genomic window:
- a CDS encoding uncharacterized protein (protein of unknown function DUF529 repeat containing protein), with translation MKVDTICTYILVYLLTCVRFNVLVKVNAVASQPAETSSDSHSTSLPEKEGIVLNIKSDTKSNKKFDHKKVDQYITYTSKDNYAFKHVKEDATELWQATDASEYSNKVEVDLLDNNSKAVTIHLPGNKTKVFKKDGYNKPWTEIDTSKLNLKSFNINYPYETYFFTNVFNNNFRTFTAKIGFAFRGANEFIDDQKIDIWKSDNESEYAYKFEVDYMNNDSKALTVHMSGNKSKLLMKSSTNQPWNEIDTSEINPKSIDISLDKETYFCSNRLDKDVRTFRAKTGFAFNKIKDGNTDIWTTSKENEYSKNVQTKGDKKLIIYTGEDGKAKVFNKGTNSKWSEDISAASTAAKISSELQYIFSEAKTSTPKNGVDLNIKSDIKSTDIYEYQKVGKYVTYTPKGLNAFKLVKYYKTEICKVTNPNDYSLRVEVDLINKYSRAVTVYTPENTFVLIKDGYNKPWTEIDTSKLNLKSFNINYPYESYFYKNKSKGKTRTFTAKPGFAFKGAHEYVDGDKVLIWETDNLSEYAYKIVNEGGKKVTIHIADGSTKVIEKKSDGKWPEYTEANPMNGIQLNISSCNKSSDMLHYSMSGNVVTYSALNKFGFKSIYKGGSCNNPQKILWETKSDKHYGKKVEHIDYWYKDMEEINIDLYDGTKRKLYKSHNLPWTEVDLYKVNPKTMNISYKKETYYHTATVEDGFKVYISKPAFAFNDIIQWKWPFRNNTWTQVWNTTKPEEYVTEVYRDGTGCSGINNVTMHLINGEYRHVKKDKGKWVEKSCRIELDINNKKTTFEYTYTVNNSIHTFEPNFDFLITKVMNKGSGSNNLQPIIWERKDNDDYPNKVVTEGDNKVTIYTGNDATAKVFNKGTDGKWIEDTEALTKLNELSSEPRKIYILGKSFDHKKCIDLDINFDTKSTDKFYYKRLYNYVTYTAKKNYTFKFVKEGKTKIWEAIDYTNYSHKVIVDNMNNDTKAVTIHFPRKKMTMFTKTGNTESWIEIDTTKISLQSININDDHDRYSYKNVLKDNIRTFKAKYGFSFKAVNECVEGKEVDIWKSHNDTEYATKVEVDYMNNDSKAVTLYFPDNKSKSFMKHNKNDPWTEVDITKVNPKSFNIDYPHETYFYTNQIRGNFRTFTPKNGFAFNCVNEYINNEKVDIWKTEHDTEYATKVEVYFLNNDSKAVTLYFPDKKTKVFKKDGKNQQWNEIGTSKVNPEGVNIDSHYDCYSYTNVIKDKIRTFLPKTGFAFNCANEYVNDKKTEIWKTNNESEYANKIEVDNINNHTRAIIIHFPENKTEVFWKYRKNDKWKKFDTTEVNRKTINISYLQECYIFKNELINNVRTFTAKKGFVFKGTIEFINDKKVGIWKTDKESEYSNKIEVDLMNNDAKAITFYLPENRTKVLKKDGINESWTEIDTTKLNPMSLNISSHNDTYFYYTKLHGSIRTFEPRIGFAFNVVDEFIGGQKAEIWTTTNQKEFAKKVVFAKHSSGKFDVTIHYGEGYKKLFIKESEDKGWKEVDITVINFRTLNIKYQYNTYYCSTRLDNGVRKFEARDGFAFNVVNELIGKKGIEIWTANKNKYAKKVMTKGDNKLLIFIGEGDNAHKKVFTKVAGGQWRDDTTGTITVPLHFETTQPRVRLFKVNPSDLSNLLSLSTNEFSSITSGNVVKYQIANGVNCTRLMIDDVLLWEYDSSKYGDRYPRSVYHNTETDILLLRISGVDITFENTAEGWIFTESGPLAVKFHIVDPNNPSNTVELTDNQFTVAENREITTFNIADNVHPIALTYGASLLWQHDANKHSGMHPKSLHFYKRTETLVLQFENLDMSFAKNNEGVWEYTETDTSDSEATTTQPESDGTSEPGEGASTTPPPESSGEGTPATPSAQTGPSTTQPRVRLLKVNPSNPDSLIELGANDFSFSTSGSVVLYKISSGVNCVQLIFDNVLLWVYDSSQYGDRYPRSVYHNTETDILLLRMSGVDLTFENTPEGWIFTESGPLAVKFHIVDPNNPSNTVELTDNQFTVAENREITTFNIADNVHPIALTYGASLLWQHDANKHSGMHPKSLHFYKRTETLVLQFENLDMSFAKNNEGVWEYTETDTSDSEATTTQPESDGTSEPGEGASTTPPPESSGEGTPATPSAQTGPSTTQPRVRLLKVNPSNPDSLIELGANDFSFSTSGSVVLYKISSGVNCVQLIFDNVLLWVYDSSQYGDRYPRSVYHNTETDILLLRMSGVDLTFENTPEGWIFTESGPLAVKFHIVDPNNPSNTVELTDNQFTVAENREITTFNIADNVHPIALTYGASLLWQHDANKHSGMHPKSLHFYKRTETLVLQFENLDMSFAKNNEGVWEYTETDTSDSEATTTQPESDGTSEPGEGASTTPPPESSGEGTPATPSAQTGPSTTQPRVRLLKVNPSNPDSLIELGANDFSFSTSGSVVLYKISSGVNCVQLIFDNVLLWVYDSSQYGDRYPRSVYHNTETDILLLRMSGVDLTFENTPEGWIFTESGPLAVKFHIVDPKDNTKTVELPTTHLTLSESGDITTFNIADNVHPIALTYGASLLWQHDANKHSGMHPKSLHFYKRTETLVLQFENLDMSFAKNEQGVWEYTETAISAGEADTLSESGYTSLPEEYESYASTESEDGKSVVEDPHTRLIPMPSSASQQDKSLKPIPSDTGKTMGVNGNGFSLETLLLRFEGLDIAYAKNDQNIWEYTETDTSDSGPDNVNRDDTRSALDRPKSLSDIFNKEHKLNVVHI, from the exons ATGAAGGTAGATACCatttgtacatatatattggtATACCTGTTAACATGTGTCCGTTTCAATGTGCttgtaaaagtaaatgcAGTTGCCAGTCAGCCAGCCGAAACCTCTTCAGATTCCCATTCAACTTCACTCCCTGAAAAAGAAGGGATAGTTCTTAACATAAAATCAGACACTAAATCCAATAAGAAATTTGATCATAAAAAGGTTGATCAATATATCACCTATACTTCCAAAGATAACTACGCCTTCAAACATGTTAAAGAAGATGCAACTGAATTATGGCAGGCCACTGACGCCAGCGAATATTCCAACAAAGTTGAAGTAGATCTTCTCGATAACAACTCCAAAGCTGTTACTATACACTTACCAGGAAACAAGACTAAGGTGTTCAAAAAAGATGGCTATAATAAACCCTGGACTGAAATCGATACTTCCAAATTAAATCTTAAGTCGTTTAACATCAATTATCCTTACGAAACCTACTTTTTCAcaaatgtttttaacaataatttCAGAACATTTACTGCTAAAATTGGTTTTGCTTTTAGAGGTGCCAATGAATTCATTGATGatcaaaaaatagataTTTGGAAATCTGATAACGAGAGTGAGTATGCATACAAATTCGAAGTAGATTACATGAATAACGATTCTAAAGCACTGACTGTTCATATGTCtggaaataaaagtaagttGTTAATGAAAAGTAGTACCAATCAACCATGGAATGAAATTGATACCAGTGAAATTAATCCCAAGTCAATTGATATTAGCTTAGATAAAGAAACCTACTTTTGTTCCAACAGGTTGGATAAGGATGTTAGAACATTTAGAGCTAAAACCGGATTTgcttttaataaaatcaaaGATGGCAATACTGATATATGGACCACTAGTAAAGAGAATGAATATTCTAAGAATGTCCAGACAAAAGGAGACAAGAAGTTGATCATATATACCGGTGAAGACGGCAAAGCAAAGGTATTTAATAAGGGAACTAACTCTAAATGGAGTGAAGATATATCTGCAGCATCTACTGCAGCCAAAATATCTTCTGAATTACAGTATATATTCTCAGAGGCTAAGACTTCCACTCCTAAAAACGGTGTTGATCTTAACATTAAGTCAGATATTAAATCTACTGACATTTACGAATATCAAAAGGTTGGTAAATATGTCACCTATACTCCCAAGGGACTGAATGCATTTAAACTTGTAAAGTATTACAAAACTGAAATTTGTAAAGTAACCAACCCCAACGATTATTCTCTTAGAGTTGAAGTAGatcttataaataaatactcGAGAGCAGTTACTGTTTATACGCCTGAAAATACGTTTGTGTTAATTAAAGATGGCTATAATAAACCCTGGACTGAAATCGATACTTCCAAATTAAATCTTAAGTcgtttaacataaattatcCTTACGAAAGTTacttttacaaaaataaatcaaaagGAAAAACGAGAACATTTACCGCCAAACCAGGATTTGCTTTTAAAGGTGCCCATGAATATGTCGATGGTGATAAAGTTTTAATTTGGGAAACTGATAATTTGAGTGAGTATGCATATAAGATTGTTAATGAAGGAGgtaaaaaagtaacaatTCATATAGCCGATGGTTCTACAAAGGTGATTGAGAAAAAATCTGATGGAAAATGGCCAGAATACACTGAAGCTAATCCTATGAACGGTATACAACTTAACATATCGTCATGCAATAAATCTTCTGACATGTTGCATTACAGTATGTCTGGAAATGTTGTAACTTATAGTGCCTTAAACAAATTtggatttaaatcaatatataaagGAGGTTCTTGTAATAATCCACAAAAGATTCTATGGGAAACTAAAAGTGATAAACATTATGGAAAGAAAGTCGAACATATTGACTATTGGTATAAGGATATGGAGGAAATAAACATAGATTTATACGATGGAACTAAAAGAAAACTTTATAAAAGTCATAATTTGCCATGGACTGAGGTTGACTTATATAAAGTGAATCCCAAGACAATGAACATATCTTATAAAAAGGAGACATATTATCATACAGCTACTGTTGAGGACGGTTTTAAAGTATATATTTCCAAACCAGCTTTTGCTTTTAATGATATTATTCAATGGAAGTGGCCCTTCCGTAATAATACTTGGACACAAGTATGGAACACTACTAAACCTGAAGAATATGTCACTGAAGTGTATAGAGATGGTACCGGTTGCTCAGGCATTAATAACGTCACAATGCACCTAATTAATGGAGAGTATAGACATGTCAAAAAAGATAAAGGTAAATGGGTTGAAAAATCTTGTCGTATAGAGCttgatattaataataaaaaaaccaCATTTGAATACACCTATACTGTAAATAACTCCATTCATACATTTGAACCAAATTTCGATTTCTTAATTACTAAGGTGATGAATAAAGGTTCTGGCTccaataatttacaacCGATTATCTGGGAACGAAAAGATAACGATGACTACCCAAACAAAGTAGTGACAGAGGGAGATAACAAGGTGACAATATACACAGGCAATGATGCTACAGCAAAGGTCTTTAATAAAGGAACTGACGGGAAATGGATAGAAGATACCGAAGCTTTGACTAAGTTAAATGAACTATCTTCTGAACCACGcaaaatttacatattGGGTAAGAGTTTTGAtcataaaaaatgtattgACCTAGATATAAATTTCGATACTAAGTCTACTGACAagttttattacaaaaGGCTTTACAACTATGTCACTTATACAGCAAAGAAAAACTACACtttcaaatttgttaaagAAGGTAAAACCAAAATATGGGAGGCTATTGATTACACTAATTACTCACATAAAGTTATTGTAGATAATATGAATAACGACACTAAAGCAGTTACTATCCATTTCCCTAGAAAAAAGATGACAATGTTTACGAAAACTGGCAATACCGAATCCTGGATCGAAATCGATACGACCAAAATCAGTCTTCAGtcaataaatatcaatgATGATCACGATCGTTACTCATACAAAAATGTGTTGAAAGATAACATCAGAACATTTAAAGCTAAATATGGATTTAGTTTTAAAGCTGTTAATGAATGTGTTGAAGGTAAAGAAGTTGATATATGGAAATCGCATAACGATACTGAATACGCTACTAAAGTCGAAGTAGATTACATGAATAACGATTCTAAAGCAGTTACTCTTTACTTTCCCGATAACAAGTCTAAGTCGTTTATGAAACATAATAAGAATGATCCATGGACTGAAGTTGATATCACCAAAGTAAATCCTAAGTCGTTTAACATAGATTATCCTCACGAAACATATTTCTACACAAATCAAATACGAGGTAACTTCAGAACATTTACTCCTAAGAATGGGTTCGCATTTAACTGTGttaatgaatatataaataatgaaaaggtTGATATTTGGAAAACTGAACACGATACTGAATACGCTACTAAAGTCgaagtatattttttgaataaCGATTCCAAAGCCGTTACTCTTTACTTTCCTGATAAAAAGACTAAGGTGTTCAAAAAAGACGGTAAGAACCAGCAATGGAATGAGATTGGCACATCCAAAGTAAATCCTGAGGGAGTCAACATAGATTCTCATTACGATTGTTACTCATACACAAATGTGATAAAAGACAAAATTAGGACATTTCTCCCTAAGACTGGATTTGCTTTTAACTGTGCCAACGAATATGTCAACGATAAAAAAACTGAAATATGGAAAACGAATAATGAGAGTGAGTACGCcaataaaattgaagtaGATAATATCAATAACCACACAAGAGCTATCATCATCCATTTTCCTGAAAACAAGACTGAGGTCTTTTGGAAATATCGTAAAAATGACAAATGGAAGAAGTTTGATACCACCGAAGTTAATCGTAAGACAATAAACATCAGTTATCTTCAAGAATGTTACATATTCAAAAATGAGTTAATCAATAACGTTCGAACTTTTACCGCTAAAAAAGGGTTTGTATTTAAAGGCACCattgaatttattaatgataaaaaagtTGGTATTTGGAAAACTGACAAAGAGAGTGAGTATTCGAATAAAATTGAAGTCGATCTGATGAATAACGACGCAAAAGCCATCACTTTTTACTTGCCAGAAAACAGGACGAAGGTGTTAAAAAAAGATGGTATTAACGAGTCATGGACTGAAATTGAtacaacaaaattaaatcccATGTCACTTAACATCAGCTCACATAACGACACctacttttattatactaAGTTGCATGGGTCTATTAGAACATTTGAACCCCGAATTGGATTTGCATTTAACGTTGTTGATGAGTTTATTGGTGGCCAAAAAGCTGAAATTTGGACCACTACTAACCAGAAGGAGTTCGCTAAGAAAGTGGTATTTGCGAAACATTCCTCCGGAAAATTTGATGTAACAATTCATTATGGCGAAGGATATAAAaagttatttataaagGAGAGTGAGGATAAAGGGTGGAAAGAGGTAGATATAACAGTAATTAATTTCAGGACCCTGAATATCAAGTATCAGTATAATACTTACTACTGTTCTACTAGGTTGGATAACGGTGTTAGAAAATTTGAAGCCAGAGATGGATTTGCTTTTAATGTTGTTAATGAACTTATTGGTAAAAAAGGCATCGAAATTTGGACCgcaaataaaaacaaatatgcTAAGAAAGTGATGACAAAAGGAGATAACAAGTTGTTAATATTCATAGGAGAGGGTGATAATGCCCATAAAAAGGTTTTTACCAAGGTAGCTGGCGGTCAATGGAGAGATGATACAACAGGAACTATTACAGTACCTTTACATTTTGAAACTACACAGCCAAGAGTCAGGTTATTTAAGGTCAATCCTTCGGACTTATCCAATCTATTGTCATTAAGTACTAACGAATTTTCTTCGATTACAAGCGGAAACGTGGTTAAGTACCAGATTGCCAATGGTGTTAATTGTACCCGATTGATGATTGACGACGTTTTATTGTGGGAATACGACTCTTCAAAATATGGAGATCGATATCCCAGATCAGTATACCATAATACAGAAAccgatattttattactcaGGATATCAGGTGTAGATATCACATTTGAGAACACCGCTGAAGGTTGGATATTCACTGAATCAGGACCACTAGCCGTCAAGTTCCACATAGTTGATCCTAACAACCCTAGTAATACTGTCGAACTCACTGACAATCAATTCACAGTAGCTGAAAATCGTGAGATCACCACGTTCAATATCGCAGACAATGTTCATCCTATCGCATTAACTTATGGTGCATCTCTACTGTGGCAGCATGATGCCAACAAACACAGTGGTATGCATCCTAAGTCactacatttttataaaagaaCAGAGACACTAGTACTTCAATTTGAGAATTTAGATATGTCATTTGCAAAGAATAACGAAGGTGTATGGGAGTACACAGAGACTGATACCTCTGATAGTGAAGCAACTACTACACAACCTGAATCAGATGGCACTTCAGaacctggtgaaggtgCTTCTACTACACCTCCACCTGAATCTAGTGGAGAAGGTACTCCAGCTACACCATCAGCTCAAACTGGACCATCCACTACACAGCCAAGAGTCAGATTATTAAAGGTAAATCCTTCAAATCCTGATAGTCTTATCGAACTAGGTGCTAATGATTTTAGTTTTTCTACAAGTGGTAGTGTGGTCTTATACAAGATATCATCCGGTGTTAATTGTGTtcagttaatatttgacaaTGTTTTATTGTGGGTATATGACTCTTCACAGTATGGAGATCGATATCCCAGATCAGTATACCATAATACAGAAAccgatattttattactcaGGATGTCAGGTGTAGATCTAACTTTTGAGAACACTCCTGAAGGTTGGATATTCACTGAATCAGGACCACTAGCCGTCAAGTTCCACATAGTTGATCCTAACAACCCTAGTAATACTGTCGAACTCACTGACAATCAATTCACAGTAGCTGAAAATCGTGAGATCACTACTTTCAATATCGCAGACAATGTTCATCCTATCGCATTAACTTATGGTGCATCTCTACTGTGGCAGCATGATGCCAACAAACACAGTGGTATGCATCCTAAGTCactacatttttataaaagaaCAGAGACACTAGTACTTCAATTTGAGAATTTAGATATGTCATTTGCAAAGAATAACGAAGGTGTATGGGAGTACACAGAGACTGATACCTCTGATAGTGAAGCAACTACTACACAACCTGAATCAGATGGCACTTCAGaacctggtgaaggtgCTTCTACTACACCTCCACCTGAATCTAGTGGAGAAGGTACTCCAGCTACACCATCAGCTCAAACTGGACCATCCACTACACAGCCAAGAGTCAGATTATTAAAGGTAAATCCTTCAAATCCTGATAGTCTTATCGAACTAGGTGCTAATGATTTTAGTTTTTCTACAAGTGGTAGTGTGGTCTTATACAAGATATCATCCGGTGTTAATTGTGTtcagttaatatttgacaaTGTTTTATTGTGGGTATATGACTCTTCACAGTATGGAGATCGATATCCCAGATCAGTATACCATAATACAGAAAccgatattttattactcaGGATGTCAGGTGTAGATCTAACTTTTGAGAACACTCCTGAAGGTTGGATATTCACTGAATCAGGACCACTAGCCGTCAAGTTCCACATAGTTGATCCTAACAACCCTAGTAATACTGTCGAACTCACTGACAATCAATTCACAGTAGCTGAAAATCGTGAGATCACCACGTTCAATATCGCAGACAATGTTCATCCTATCGCATTAACTTATGGTGCATCTCTACTGTGGCAGCATGATGCCAACAAACACAGTGGTATGCATCCTAAGTCactacatttttataaaagaaCAGAGACACTAGTACTTCAATTTGAGAATTTAGATATGTCATTTGCAAAGAATAACGAAGGTGTATGGGAGTACACAGAGACTGATACCTCTGATAGTGAAGCAACTACTACACAACCTGAATCAGATGGCACTTCAGaacctggtgaaggtgCTTCTACTACACCTCCACCTGAATCTAGTGGAGAAGGTACTCCAGCTACACCATCAGCTCAAACTGGACCATCCACTACACAGCCAAGAGTCAGATTATTAAAGGTAAATCCTTCAAATCCTGATAGTCTTATCGAACTAGGTGCTAATGATTTTAGTTTTTCTACAAGTGGTAGTGTGGTCTTATACAAGATATCATCCGGTGTTAATTGTGTtcagttaatatttgacaaTGTTTTATTGTGGGTATATGACTCTTCACAGTATGGAGATCGATATCCCAGATCAGTATACCATAATACAGAAAccgatattttattactcaGGATGTCAGGTGTAGATCTAACTTTTGAGAACACTCCTGAAGGTTGGATATTCACTGAATCAGGACCACTAGCCGTCAAGTTCCACATAGTTGATCCTAAAGATAACACCAAGACTGTCGAACTCCCAACTACTCACTTAACGCTAAGTGAAAGTGGTGATATCACTACTTTCAATATCGCAGACAATGTTCATCCTATCGCATTAACTTATGGTGCATCTCTACTGTGGCAGCATGATGCCAACAAACACAGTGGTATGCATCCTAAGTCactacatttttataaaagaaCAGAGACACTAGTACTTCAATTTGAGAATTTAGATATGTCATTTGCAAAGAATGAACAAGGTGTATGGGAGTACACAGAGACAGCTATATCGGCCGGTGAAGCAGACACTTTATCAGAATCCGGTTACACTTCATTACCTGAAGAATATGAATCTTATGCATCGACTGAATCAGAAGATGGTAAATCTGTTGTGGAAGATCCACATACTAGACTAATACCTATGCCATCTTCAGCCAGTCAACAAGATAAATCATTAAAACCTATTCCTTCCGATACAGGCAAAACAATGGGAGTAAATGGTAATGGATTTAGTTTGG AGACACTACTGCTTCGGTTTGAAGGTTTAGATATCGCATATGCAAAGAATGATCAGAACATATGGGAGTACACGGAGACTGATACTTCGGATAGTGGACCAGATAATGTAAATAGAGATGATACTAGGAGTGCACTTGATCGACCGAAATCATTGTCTGATATTTTCA ATAAAGAACACAAATTGAATGTAGTCCACATTTAA